A single genomic interval of Arctopsyche grandis isolate Sample6627 chromosome 8, ASM5162203v2, whole genome shotgun sequence harbors:
- the LOC143916139 gene encoding CD63 antigen-like, producing the protein MDVCSGLLFWFSLALSLFGLGTFAIGLIVQFVYFSGADLIESNFLSTPSLLIFTGAIIFIVALLGCCGATKENYCMLMTFGILMLILFVIGLAGGIACYVKRGQLEDVLENKLNETMHLYPTDSTFQKSWDIMQHELQCCGDNGPSDWLTFGNKTIPISCCKEAPFDENTKQASCPETLAFTSGCFPLLLEGLQQQSVILGSVAIIVAALQMVVVIFACYLAGSVRRDYQTV; encoded by the exons ATGGACGTCTGCTCCGGCCTCCTGTTCTGGTTCAGCCTCGCTCTCTCT CTTTTTGGTCTTGGAACCTTTGCTATTGGACTGATTGTTCAATTCGTTTACTTCAGTGGAGCAGATCTTATTGAAAGTAATTTCCTATCGACTCCGTCTCTTTTAATATTTACGGGTGCTATCATTTTCATAGTAGCTCTCTTAGGATGCTGTGGCGCAACAAAAGAAAACTATTGCATGCTCATGACT TTTGGAATACTAATGCtgatattgtttgtaattggtcttgCTGGAGGAATTGCATGCTACGTAAAACGTGGACAATTGGAGGATGTGCTTGAAAATAAGTTGAACGAGACAATGCATTTGTATCCTACAGATTCTACCTTCCAAAAATCCTGGGATATTATGCAACACGAA tTGCAATGCTGTGGTGATAATGGACCATCCGATTGGTTAACTTTCGGTAACAAGACAATCCCTATTTCTTGTTGCAAAGAGGCACCTTTTGATGAAAATACAAAGCAAGCCTCTTGTCCCGAAACCTTAGCCTTCACATCCGGGTGCTTTCCTCTACTTCTTGAAGGTCTCCAGCAGCAATCTGTTATTTTAGGCTCAGTCGCAATTATTGTTGCTGCATTACAg atGGTTGTCGTTATTTTTGCGTGCTATTTGGCTGGATCTGTTCGCAGAGACTACCAAACtgtttaa